A portion of the Hydractinia symbiolongicarpus strain clone_291-10 chromosome 10, HSymV2.1, whole genome shotgun sequence genome contains these proteins:
- the LOC130612186 gene encoding vacuolar protein sorting-associated protein 52 homolog: MAEQSSEEDTVGNSRNLFGNTEAKPNIDELPEVDLNFGDLDLTSQDENVLDELDEFIQKNLEDSLVKEALNKGVDLRQYSKQIESDLRKVENESVHDYYRESKNIASLHQQIKACDGILETMENMLSSFQVDLRSISSEIQTLQEQSLSMNIKLKNRQAIKGELSQFIDEMIVPESMILAINDLEPTEQTFIEQLHELSHKINVVKQQSFKGAMACNDVRDVLDKLRLKAVSKIREFILQRVYQCRKPMSNYQVPQNALLKYRYFFEFLLAHHRQVAREIRDEYVDTMSKIYSAYFGGYIAKLMKLQYEELAGKDDLMGVEDTAKTRGFFSTKTPLRNRSTIFSLGSRGQVITDLLEEPIIVPHAAQKTEKRYSFEALFRSQHFALLDNACREYLFLCDFFLVSGNQASELFVSVFGKVVTFFMKHMSSYVVTCFDGIAVFLCIHIIHRYKIIMLKRDVPALEKYWDTLLDMLWPRFMKIIEMNTSSVKQTDPQKLGNIDVQPHYITRRYAEFSGAINSLNESFPDERVLKCLSNLQREVENFILRRASEFVKRKDHLVFLINNYDMMLQVISERTNDDSKESDSFQQTKNTKTQEYVEEVLTPYFGGMMSFVKETEPMLEKGQANYIRVNEGRVEQLIRDFAVNWKVAIENMNQEVMRSFSNFKNGTNILQAALTQLIQYYHRFQKVLSQPPFNRLSCRSDLINIHHVMVEAKKHKTTF; encoded by the exons ATGGCAGAGCAAAGTTCAGAAGAGGACACAGTTGGTAATTCCAGAAATCTATTTGGAAACACAGAAGCAAAACCTAACATTGAT GAATTGCCAGAAGTTGATCTGAATTTTGGAGATTTAGACTTAACATCACAAGATGAAAATGTTCTGGATGAACTAGATG AATTTATACAGAAGAACCTTGAAGATAGTTTAGTTAAGGAAGCCTTAAACAAG GGTGTTGATTTACGTCAATATTCAAAGCAGATTGAAAGCGACTTAAGGAAGGTGGAAAACGAGTCCGTTCATGATT ATTATAGAGAAAGCAAAAATATTGCCAGCCTTCATCAGCAGATTAAAGCATGCGATGGGATACTAGAG ACTATGGAAAATATGTTGAGCAGTTTCcag GTTGATTTGAGAAGTATCAGCTCAGAAATTCAAACTCTACAAGAACAGTCTTTGAGTATGAACATCAAACTGAAGAACAGACAG GCGATTAAAGGGGAGCTGAGTCAATTTATTGATGAAATGATTGTCCCTGAATCAATGATTTT AGCCATCAATGATCTTGAGCCTACAGAACAAACATTTATCGAGCAACTTCACGAGCTTAGTCACAAAATCAATGTTGTCAAGCAACAGTCATTCAAAGGTGCAATGGCGTGCAATGACGTCCGAGATGTGTTGGATAAACTACGGTTAAAAGCAGTGTCAAAGATACGAGAGTTTATTCTGCAGAGGGTTTATCAATGTCGTAAACCAATGTCGAATTATCAAGTACCACAAAATGCCCTGCTGAAATACAG atatttttttgaattcttacTGGCACATCATCGGCAGGTTGCAAGAGAAATACGTGATGAATATGTTGATACAATGAGTAAAATATACTCGGCATACTTTGGTGGATACATCGCAAAATTAATGAAGTTGCAG tATGAAGAGTTAGCTGGCAAAGATGATTTGATGGGAGTGGAAGACACAGCCAAAACGAGAG GATTCTTCTCTACTAAAACACCTCTGCGAAACCGCTCGACTATATTCAGCTTAGGAAGTCGTGGTCAAGTGATTACTGATCTGCTAGAAGAACCAATCATAGTACCGCATGCTGCACAGAAGACTGAGAAACGA TATTCATTTGAAGCACTATTTCGAAGCCAACACTTCGCTCTTTTGGATAATGCTTGTcgagaatatttatttttatgcgaTTTTTTTCTCGTTTCTGGAAACCAAGCAAGTGAATTGTTTGTCTCCGTGTTTGGAAAAGTTGTTACTTTCTTTATG AAACACATGAGCAGTTACGTAGTCACGTGTTTTGATGGGATTGCTGTCTTTCTCTGCATTCATATTATACATCGGTACAAAATTATCATGCTGAAAAGAGACGTTCCAGCCCTTGAAAA ATATTGGGACACGCTTTTGGATATGTTATGGCCACGATTCATGAAGATTATCGAGATGAACACGTCTAGTGTAAAACAGACTGATCCACAAAAACTCGGAAACATAGATGTCCAGCCACATTAT atcacaAGAAGATATGCAGAATTTTCAGGAGCTATTAATAGTCTTAACGAGAGTTTTCCAGACGAAAGG GTATTAAAGTGTCTGAGTAATCTGCAAAGAGAAGtggagaattttattttaagaagaGCATCAGAATTTGTGAAGAGAAAAGATCATTTAGTTTTTCTTATCAACAATTATGATATGATGCTTCAAGTCATATCT GAAAGAACGAATGATGATTCAAAAGAAAGTGATAGCTTCCAACAAACGAAGAATACCAAAACACAAGAATATGTCGAAGAG GTGTTAACGCCGTATTTTGGAGGAATGATGTCTTTTGTAAAAGAAACGGAACCTATGCTTGAGAAAGGACAAGCTAATTATATACGCGTGAATGAAG GTCGAGTGGAGCAGTTGATTCGTGATTTCGCTGTGAATTGGAAAGTGGCAATCGAAAATATGAACCAAGAAGTGATGAGATCGTTCTCCAACTTCAAAAATGGAACAAATATTTTGCAG GCCGCACTGACACAACTTATTCAATACTACCATCGCTTTCAGAAAGTGTTATCTCAACCACCTTTCAACAGACTATCATGCCGAAGTGATCTTATTAACATACACCATGTGATGGTTGAAGCGAAGAAAcacaaaacaactttttaa